A portion of the Pirellulales bacterium genome contains these proteins:
- a CDS encoding DnaJ C-terminal domain-containing protein, with protein sequence MADDYYETLGVAKNASQADIQKAYRTLARKYHPDLNPNDKTAKEKFQKVQAAFDVLNDTSKRELYDRYGSAFEQTGTGAGAGPHARQAWQAQQRPGGFEEIDLGDLFGQGFGGSGGSGGSPFADLLGGFRRGAQAGGKGRRGKPIEQPGPDVESEIEIPFQTAIQGGKVEVGVQRSAGKTDRIEVKIPAGIRDGAKIRLRGQGGAGEGNALAGDLLLTVHVATHAYFQRRGNDLIVRVPITLTEAVAGAKVDVPTPNGAISLRIPPRTSGGARLRVRGHGVKLKNGTTGDLYAEVQIVLPPVIDDATVEMIRKLDQEHPTNPRHELRW encoded by the coding sequence ATGGCTGACGACTATTACGAAACGTTGGGAGTTGCCAAAAACGCCTCGCAGGCCGACATCCAAAAGGCGTACCGCACGTTGGCGCGCAAGTATCATCCCGATTTAAATCCCAACGATAAAACCGCCAAGGAAAAATTTCAAAAAGTGCAAGCCGCGTTCGATGTTCTGAACGACACCAGCAAACGCGAGCTGTACGATCGATACGGCAGCGCGTTTGAACAGACTGGGACGGGCGCCGGCGCGGGACCTCATGCCCGGCAAGCATGGCAGGCGCAGCAAAGGCCGGGTGGATTTGAAGAAATCGATTTGGGAGATTTATTCGGCCAAGGCTTCGGCGGAAGCGGCGGGAGTGGTGGCAGTCCGTTCGCTGATTTGTTGGGCGGCTTTCGCCGTGGAGCGCAAGCTGGCGGAAAAGGACGCCGCGGCAAGCCCATCGAGCAGCCCGGGCCCGATGTCGAAAGCGAAATCGAAATTCCCTTTCAAACGGCCATTCAAGGGGGCAAAGTAGAAGTGGGTGTACAACGCTCCGCAGGAAAAACGGACCGGATCGAAGTCAAAATCCCGGCGGGAATTCGCGACGGGGCAAAAATTCGCTTGCGAGGTCAAGGCGGCGCGGGTGAAGGCAATGCGCTGGCAGGCGATTTGTTGCTGACCGTTCACGTGGCCACACATGCCTATTTTCAACGTCGCGGAAACGATTTAATTGTCCGCGTGCCGATTACCTTGACCGAAGCAGTGGCCGGAGCAAAAGTCGATGTTCCTACGCCCAACGGCGCCATCTCGCTGCGAATTCCCCCGCGCACCAGCGGCGGCGCCCGGCTCCGCGTGCGCGGCCATGGCGTGAAGCTGAAAAACGGCACGACGGGCGATTTATATGCCGAAGTTCAAATTGTGCTGCCGCCGGTCATCGACGATGCGACGGTGGAAATGATCCGTAAGCTCGATCAAGAGCATCCCACCAATCCGCGACACGAGCTGCGTTGGTAG
- the ppk1 gene encoding polyphosphate kinase 1, whose protein sequence is MHDQNFPPDLFINRELSWLDFNARVLEEAEDTQTPLLERVKFLAIFSSNLDEFFMVRVAGLREQAFGDGAPQDYSPDGLRAIAQLQRITKRTQELVAAQYRCWNEAVRPALNREGIRLLTPAELNEEHQPALDRFFRERALPILTPMAIDPAHPSPRYHNRGLYLAAMLERRRGLGPKQLFAVVQVPQVLPRLVPLGVGDDAQFILLEDLVSTRLPELFGGFDVHSWTTFRITRDSDIDLLEQESDDMLRLIEDRLKTRQRGEAVRLELSAGGSEELSRMIIDDEAIRDNTPEGYSEVYRIPGPLDLSAMMEWVKLSDREQLRDPPFSPQMPRGLRRRDDLFATIARRDILIHHPYDSFDAVVDFVTKAANDPKVLAIKQTLYRTSGDSPITRALIQAADNGKHVTALVELKARFDEANNVSWARQLERAGVHVVFGFLDWKTHCKLSLIVRQEGNSLKRYVHLGTGNYNQITALVYTDLGLFTADEDIATDASALFNLLTGYSQGHQWRKLVVAPTDLHRRTLQLIEEQIQLAHEGKPSRIFAKINAIVDHRVIESLYRASQAGVPIDIVDRGICCLRPGVPGISDTIRVRSIVDRFLEHSRIYVFGPDADAKVFLSSADWMPRNFYRRVEVMFPIEQEDLRDRILHEIVPAYLMDNVKARILQSDGTYLHKPLCEGETPYRVQERLFGLPPGTTTAANDIRLATTISSNGSAADVSLVENHPISEIHAVEGNGQSGTGSSHPEHAELRTDSGSN, encoded by the coding sequence ATGCACGATCAAAACTTTCCTCCCGATTTATTCATTAACCGCGAGCTAAGCTGGCTGGATTTCAACGCCCGCGTGCTCGAGGAAGCGGAAGATACGCAAACGCCGCTGTTGGAGCGGGTAAAATTCTTGGCGATCTTCAGCTCCAACTTGGATGAATTCTTTATGGTCCGGGTGGCGGGTTTGCGTGAACAAGCGTTCGGCGACGGCGCCCCGCAAGATTACAGCCCCGACGGTCTGCGAGCCATTGCCCAGTTACAGCGCATCACCAAGCGGACTCAGGAATTGGTGGCCGCGCAATATCGCTGTTGGAATGAAGCAGTGCGGCCGGCGCTGAATCGGGAAGGCATTCGCTTGCTCACGCCGGCGGAATTGAACGAAGAACATCAGCCAGCACTCGATCGGTTTTTCCGAGAAAGGGCCTTGCCTATTCTTACGCCTATGGCAATCGACCCAGCCCACCCTAGCCCGCGCTATCACAATCGCGGACTGTATTTGGCTGCCATGCTAGAGCGTCGACGCGGTCTGGGTCCAAAGCAATTGTTCGCGGTAGTGCAAGTGCCGCAAGTGCTGCCCCGATTGGTGCCCCTGGGCGTGGGCGACGATGCCCAATTCATTTTGCTGGAAGATTTGGTATCCACACGGCTGCCGGAATTGTTCGGCGGCTTCGACGTTCACTCTTGGACCACATTCCGCATCACGCGCGACAGTGATATTGATTTGCTGGAACAAGAATCGGATGACATGCTGCGGTTAATTGAAGATCGCTTGAAAACGCGGCAGCGCGGCGAGGCCGTGCGGCTGGAACTTTCCGCCGGCGGAAGCGAAGAACTCAGCCGCATGATTATCGACGATGAAGCCATTCGCGATAACACGCCCGAGGGCTACAGCGAAGTTTATCGCATTCCCGGGCCGCTGGACCTTTCGGCCATGATGGAATGGGTGAAGCTTTCGGACCGGGAACAGTTACGTGATCCGCCCTTCTCGCCGCAAATGCCGCGCGGCCTGCGGCGGCGTGACGATTTGTTTGCTACCATCGCCCGGCGCGATATTTTAATTCATCATCCGTACGATTCATTCGACGCCGTCGTCGATTTTGTCACCAAGGCAGCCAACGATCCCAAGGTGCTGGCGATCAAACAAACGCTGTATCGCACCAGCGGCGATTCTCCTATCACTCGCGCATTAATCCAAGCGGCCGATAATGGCAAGCACGTAACGGCGCTTGTCGAATTAAAAGCCCGGTTCGACGAAGCCAACAACGTTTCCTGGGCCCGACAACTAGAACGAGCCGGCGTGCACGTGGTGTTCGGCTTTTTAGATTGGAAAACGCACTGCAAGTTGTCGCTGATCGTTCGGCAAGAAGGAAACTCGCTCAAGCGCTATGTGCACCTGGGCACCGGCAATTACAACCAGATTACGGCTCTGGTATATACCGACCTGGGGCTGTTTACCGCTGACGAAGATATTGCCACGGATGCTTCGGCGCTATTCAACTTGCTCACGGGTTACTCGCAGGGACACCAATGGCGCAAGCTCGTTGTCGCCCCGACGGATTTGCATCGGCGTACTTTACAACTCATCGAAGAGCAAATTCAACTCGCCCATGAAGGCAAACCTTCACGCATCTTTGCGAAAATCAACGCGATTGTCGATCATCGCGTGATCGAATCGCTGTATCGGGCGAGCCAGGCGGGCGTGCCAATTGACATTGTGGACCGCGGCATTTGCTGCTTGCGGCCAGGCGTGCCTGGCATTTCAGATACCATTCGGGTCCGGAGCATTGTCGATCGGTTTTTAGAGCACAGCCGAATTTATGTGTTCGGACCCGATGCGGACGCCAAAGTGTTTTTGTCCAGCGCCGATTGGATGCCGCGCAATTTTTATCGCCGCGTAGAAGTGATGTTCCCGATTGAACAAGAAGATTTGCGCGACCGAATTCTGCACGAAATTGTGCCGGCCTATTTAATGGACAACGTGAAAGCCCGCATATTGCAATCCGATGGCACTTACCTCCACAAGCCGCTTTGCGAGGGAGAAACGCCTTATCGCGTGCAGGAACGGTTGTTCGGCTTGCCTCCCGGAACAACGACTGCCGCCAACGACATTCGTTTGGCGACTACAATTAGCAGTAACGGCAGCGCAGCGGATGTATCGCTTGTTGAAAACCATCCGATTTCCGAAATTCACGCTGTCGAAGGAAACGGCCAATCCGGGACCGGCTCATCCCACCCAGAACATGCTGAATTGCGAACCGACTCCGGTTCGAATTGA
- the rnpA gene encoding ribonuclease P protein component — MVDQSFPKLLRLRSRTDFRRVYERRCAVGDSLIRLLGRLNDLPHARLGLSVSRDCGNAVVRNRWKRLLREAFRLSRQKLPDGLDFIVMPRAAEPPNLELLSKSLVQLAWRLQKRLKQDDSTARRNAQAEKSRPQTRGRKDVEE, encoded by the coding sequence ATGGTCGATCAATCGTTTCCCAAGTTGTTGCGATTGCGCTCGCGAACTGACTTTCGGCGAGTGTACGAGCGCCGCTGCGCAGTCGGCGACAGTCTCATCCGCCTGCTGGGGCGTTTAAACGACTTGCCGCATGCTCGGTTGGGGTTGTCGGTTTCCCGAGATTGCGGCAATGCCGTCGTCAGGAACCGTTGGAAGCGATTGCTCCGCGAGGCATTCCGGCTATCTCGCCAGAAATTACCTGACGGATTGGATTTTATCGTGATGCCGCGCGCTGCGGAGCCGCCGAATTTGGAATTGCTTTCCAAATCGCTGGTGCAACTGGCGTGGAGGTTGCAAAAACGGCTAAAGCAAGACGATTCGACCGCTCGACGAAATGCCCAAGCGGAAAAATCTCGCCCTCAGACGCGGGGGCGCAAAGACGTAGAAGAGTGA
- a CDS encoding alpha/beta fold hydrolase, whose protein sequence is MNSDWQALYPFASHELMLDGRRYHYLDEGQGEPLLLVHGNPTWSFYWRALVVALRNRYRLIVPDHMGCGLSDKPQRYEYRLAKHIENLSRLVESLDLKNVTLVAHDWGGAIGAGAALQSPNRFARIVMMNTAAFHSPYIPWRIRLARMPLLGTLAVRGGNAFLQAALRMALEKRENMSAQVRAGYLAPYNSWRNRVAVDRFVKDIPRNPGHPSYETLRHMEQTLHTLADRPWLLLWGMQDWCFHDWYLRRFLELIPQAEVRRLPEAGHWLVEDDPQEVIASLQEFISRHPLGKTVPSLSATLS, encoded by the coding sequence ATGAATTCCGATTGGCAAGCGCTGTATCCGTTTGCGTCGCACGAATTAATGCTCGACGGAAGGCGGTATCATTACCTCGACGAAGGGCAAGGAGAGCCGCTGCTCTTGGTGCACGGCAACCCGACCTGGTCGTTTTATTGGCGTGCCTTGGTCGTCGCATTGCGCAATCGCTACCGGCTGATTGTGCCAGACCACATGGGTTGCGGGCTGAGCGACAAACCGCAGCGGTATGAATACCGATTGGCGAAGCATATCGAAAATCTCAGTCGGCTGGTGGAATCGCTCGATTTGAAAAACGTGACGCTAGTGGCGCACGATTGGGGCGGAGCAATCGGCGCTGGGGCCGCGCTGCAATCGCCCAATCGATTTGCTCGAATTGTGATGATGAACACCGCCGCATTTCATTCGCCATATATTCCCTGGCGGATCCGTTTAGCGCGCATGCCCTTGTTAGGCACGCTGGCCGTTCGGGGCGGAAATGCATTTTTGCAAGCAGCGTTGCGGATGGCATTAGAAAAGCGAGAGAACATGTCGGCGCAGGTCCGGGCCGGTTACCTGGCTCCGTATAATTCATGGCGTAACCGTGTGGCGGTCGATCGCTTCGTCAAAGATATTCCACGTAATCCAGGGCATCCCAGTTACGAAACACTGCGGCATATGGAACAAACCTTGCACACACTGGCCGATCGCCCCTGGTTGCTGCTGTGGGGGATGCAAGATTGGTGCTTTCATGATTGGTATTTACGGCGGTTTTTGGAATTAATTCCACAAGCCGAAGTGCGACGGCTGCCAGAGGCCGGGCATTGGTTGGTCGAAGATGATCCACAGGAAGTGATTGCCTCCCTGCAAGAATTTATTTCGCGCCATCCGTTGGGCAAGACAGTGCCCAGCCTGAGCGCCACTTTAAGTTAA
- a CDS encoding S8 family serine peptidase — protein sequence MKVVHIVLLAGMALLAAVLLSPSPSDADDADVLAIHGDISRQEFGSGTGVIVGIVDSGVASTHPVLAGNTSLGHPRLLAAANFVGDGDTSATDNSVEGHGTLMASAILSNDPTHTGLAPDAQYINARVLDVNDMFGTDDVVMNGVGYAVSQGANVLNLSLNWGAGVNTNGTDRIDLILDWAAQQGVNIAVAAGNITATRDSNNEVLLQEFPPAPVRSPGSAYNVVTVGRTGVPVGDPNAGPITASTVLNYNQVFSTSASGPINSPTGIGSRDKPDLVAPGTNTTLASNEFTPGNPATYWSSGINGTSVSSALVAGMMAQEIGYGESHGLSTSPLVIKATMMNSADQVLGKVLPSTSGPPNLSPGAPWQPRASSMVGGVLQVTAPLDVDSGAGQVDGAKLFQQYTAGQQGAGTVNPIGWDLNNISSTATTTYTLNAPQAAGSQINVTLDWLRHITWTDSNHNNIADSADIFTPQILSDLNLSVLVNGSLVADSISTTDNEQLLEFLLPQSGTVSIQVNDVAIAGAPPIEQYGLAWSIAAVPEPSAIFLAVCGAVLVGFRKFKRR from the coding sequence ATGAAGGTGGTTCATATTGTGCTGCTGGCAGGCATGGCATTGCTGGCAGCAGTTTTGCTCAGCCCATCGCCAAGCGATGCGGACGACGCCGATGTGTTGGCCATTCACGGCGACATTTCACGCCAAGAATTCGGCAGCGGCACTGGCGTGATTGTCGGGATTGTCGACAGCGGCGTGGCGTCCACTCATCCCGTGCTCGCCGGGAACACCTCGTTGGGCCACCCTCGTTTGCTGGCCGCCGCTAACTTCGTCGGCGATGGTGACACATCGGCCACCGATAATTCTGTAGAAGGGCACGGCACGCTGATGGCCAGCGCCATTTTGAGCAACGACCCTACGCATACTGGGCTGGCTCCCGATGCGCAGTACATCAATGCCCGGGTGCTGGATGTCAACGATATGTTTGGCACGGACGACGTGGTGATGAACGGCGTCGGTTATGCAGTTTCACAGGGGGCGAATGTGCTTAACCTGTCGCTGAACTGGGGAGCAGGGGTCAATACCAACGGTACCGACCGAATCGATTTAATTCTCGATTGGGCCGCCCAACAAGGCGTGAACATTGCCGTTGCGGCCGGCAATATCACTGCAACACGCGATTCCAACAATGAAGTTCTCCTTCAAGAATTTCCACCCGCACCCGTTCGCAGTCCTGGCAGCGCGTACAACGTGGTCACCGTCGGCCGCACTGGAGTGCCGGTAGGAGATCCCAATGCAGGCCCCATCACTGCCAGCACGGTGTTGAATTACAACCAGGTGTTTAGCACCAGTGCGTCAGGCCCAATCAACAGTCCCACCGGAATTGGCAGCCGCGACAAGCCCGATTTAGTTGCCCCGGGCACGAATACCACGCTGGCCAGCAACGAATTTACGCCCGGCAATCCGGCAACTTATTGGAGCAGCGGTATCAACGGCACCAGTGTTTCCTCGGCACTGGTGGCCGGCATGATGGCTCAGGAAATTGGCTACGGCGAAAGCCACGGACTAAGCACCAGCCCCTTGGTCATTAAAGCCACGATGATGAATAGTGCCGATCAAGTGTTGGGGAAGGTGCTCCCATCGACCAGCGGCCCGCCGAACCTCAGTCCGGGCGCTCCTTGGCAACCGCGCGCTAGCAGCATGGTGGGTGGCGTGCTGCAGGTGACAGCTCCGTTGGATGTTGATTCCGGCGCCGGGCAGGTCGACGGCGCCAAACTTTTTCAGCAATACACCGCCGGCCAGCAGGGGGCCGGAACAGTGAATCCCATTGGCTGGGATCTGAATAACATTTCCAGCACAGCCACCACTACCTACACCTTGAACGCGCCGCAAGCGGCTGGCAGCCAAATCAATGTCACGCTCGACTGGCTTCGCCACATCACTTGGACCGACAGTAACCACAACAACATTGCCGATTCCGCAGATATTTTCACCCCCCAAATACTGAGCGACTTGAATTTAAGCGTGTTGGTCAACGGCAGCCTCGTGGCCGATTCCATCAGCACCACCGACAACGAGCAACTACTGGAATTTCTCCTACCGCAATCAGGCACGGTAAGCATCCAGGTCAACGATGTTGCCATCGCTGGCGCGCCGCCGATCGAACAATATGGCCTGGCCTGGAGCATTGCAGCGGTGCCGGAACCGTCGGCAATATTCTTGGCCGTTTGTGGCGCGGTACTCGTCGGCTTTCGCAAATTCAAGCGGCGTTAG
- the fliG gene encoding flagellar motor switch protein FliG, which yields MAATSSIRKAAVMLTSLPEEDAVKILAKLEPKQVEAVSVEIAKMGTTAGDEQEAIINEFADATPGALAVSSGGLEVAKILVEKAMGKNATDTLDNVRQQIEAVPFGFLQKVDSQNLLTFIVDEHPQTIALIVSNLPPAQGAGIIAGLPSERQLAVIRRIATMGQTNPEIIHEVEKGLENRMASVMSQQFENAGGVGSVAEILNVIDRATERSLLEHLAQDDPDLVEEIRRLMFVFEDLTKFSDKDIQTVLKNVETSQWAMALKGASEELVQKIMKNMSARASETLKEEMEYLGPVKRSSVEQMQQQVVDLVRRLEDSGEITRGAGEEEEQFIS from the coding sequence GTGGCCGCTACTTCCAGCATTCGCAAAGCCGCTGTCATGTTGACCAGCCTTCCCGAAGAGGACGCGGTCAAAATCCTGGCTAAGCTTGAACCCAAGCAAGTGGAAGCTGTCTCGGTTGAGATTGCCAAAATGGGCACCACGGCTGGCGACGAACAGGAAGCCATCATTAACGAATTCGCCGACGCCACCCCCGGCGCGCTGGCGGTCAGTTCCGGCGGTTTGGAAGTGGCCAAAATCTTGGTCGAAAAAGCGATGGGCAAAAATGCCACCGATACGCTCGACAACGTTCGGCAGCAAATTGAGGCGGTTCCCTTCGGGTTCCTACAAAAAGTCGACAGCCAAAACTTGCTAACGTTCATCGTCGACGAGCATCCGCAAACGATTGCCCTGATCGTTTCCAACCTGCCGCCGGCCCAAGGGGCCGGGATCATTGCTGGCCTGCCCAGTGAGCGGCAGTTGGCCGTTATTCGCCGCATTGCCACCATGGGACAAACGAACCCGGAAATCATTCACGAAGTGGAAAAGGGCTTGGAAAACCGCATGGCCAGCGTCATGAGCCAGCAGTTCGAAAACGCCGGCGGCGTCGGCAGCGTGGCCGAAATTTTGAACGTCATCGATCGCGCCACCGAACGATCGTTGTTGGAGCACCTGGCACAGGATGATCCTGACCTGGTGGAAGAAATCCGGCGATTGATGTTCGTATTTGAAGATCTGACAAAATTCTCCGACAAAGATATTCAGACCGTGCTCAAGAATGTGGAAACCTCGCAATGGGCCATGGCGCTGAAGGGAGCCAGCGAGGAATTAGTGCAGAAGATTATGAAAAACATGTCGGCCCGCGCTTCCGAAACGCTCAAGGAGGAAATGGAATACTTGGGGCCGGTCAAGCGCAGCTCGGTGGAGCAAATGCAGCAGCAGGTGGTCGATTTGGTTCGCCGGCTGGAGGACAGTGGCGAAATCACCCGCGGCGCCGGCGAAGAAGAAGAGCAGTTTATTTCGTAA
- the mutS gene encoding DNA mismatch repair protein MutS: protein MVETPMMRQYQDAKAACPDALLLFRMGDFYELFFDDARTAARLLGLALTSRDKSENAVPMAGFPHHQLESYLAKLVSLGLRVAICEQTEDPRQAKGLVKREVTRVVTPGTLTDEALLDPRENNYLAALVTSPREQAEGNIGLAWVELSTGRFQAATVPQSRWADQLACIAPAECLIEEDLPVPLAGIPQVGQVGNQNGQSTGHLPLAAGHASPVISNGQLQEKTLFTRRPVWAFSLPTAIELLTSHFGTATLEGFGFDAGTDVLAIRAAGAILDYLRETQKASLSHLDRLLRYHAGSTLEIDQSTRRSLEITHTLRDGRREGTLLAVLDRTVTSMGSRLMAEWVANPLAEIAPINQRLDAIAELVADARLTGDLREKLRGIYDVQRLLARIITGRASPRDLSHVSQTLAALPALKAKITGRRSELLSHLDIQIDLYPEIRERLETAMVENCPLQSREGGIIRPGYHAELDGLRELATGGKQWIARYQAEEAVRTGIANLKVGFNKVFGYYIEVTHSHGYKIPENYIRKQTVKNAERYITPELKEYEEKVLTADERAKHLEYDLFMELREFVAGQVRRLQATAAALAQLDVLVGLADLARSRNYCRPTLVDEPVLAIRDGRHPVLDGLLPDGSFVPNDTVASPDEGLILLITGPNMAGKSTYIRQVASMTLMAQIGSFVPAREATMGLADHIFARVGASDELSRGQSTFMVEMTETARILNTATPRSLVILDEIGRGTSTYDGVSLAWAVVEYLHDHSGCRTLFATHYHELTDLAKTLSSVRNLNVAVREWDEQVVFLHKILEGAADKSYGIHVARLAGVPAEVNHRAKQILAQLEQEHLDSEGRPKIGVRGKKTRAGDLQLTLFAAEVHPLVEKVRCLDLDSLTPMAALQKLHEWQSELLGELPGTPQTRPR, encoded by the coding sequence ATGGTCGAAACCCCCATGATGCGCCAGTATCAGGATGCCAAGGCGGCATGCCCTGATGCGCTGCTTTTATTTCGCATGGGGGATTTTTACGAGCTGTTTTTTGACGACGCCCGCACGGCCGCGCGCCTGTTGGGTTTGGCGCTGACCAGTCGTGACAAAAGCGAAAACGCCGTCCCCATGGCTGGCTTTCCGCACCATCAGTTGGAAAGCTATTTGGCGAAGCTGGTGTCGCTGGGCCTGCGCGTCGCCATTTGTGAGCAAACAGAAGACCCCCGGCAAGCCAAAGGACTGGTGAAGCGCGAAGTAACTCGGGTCGTAACCCCCGGCACGTTGACCGACGAGGCGCTGCTCGATCCACGGGAAAATAATTATTTGGCGGCGCTTGTCACGTCGCCCAGAGAACAGGCTGAAGGAAACATCGGTTTGGCCTGGGTTGAGCTTTCGACCGGACGCTTTCAAGCGGCCACCGTTCCGCAAAGCAGATGGGCAGATCAATTGGCCTGCATCGCTCCAGCAGAGTGTTTGATTGAAGAAGATTTGCCCGTTCCGCTGGCAGGCATTCCGCAAGTTGGACAGGTCGGCAATCAAAATGGCCAATCCACCGGCCACTTACCGCTGGCCGCTGGCCACGCATCGCCGGTAATTTCGAACGGCCAACTCCAGGAAAAGACATTGTTTACGCGGCGCCCCGTCTGGGCATTTTCGCTGCCGACTGCGATCGAATTGCTGACCTCCCATTTCGGCACCGCTACTCTGGAAGGCTTTGGTTTCGATGCGGGAACCGATGTACTCGCCATTCGGGCAGCAGGCGCGATTTTGGATTACCTGCGCGAAACGCAAAAAGCGTCGCTTTCGCATTTGGATCGCCTGCTGCGCTATCACGCCGGAAGTACTTTAGAAATCGATCAATCGACACGCCGCAGTTTGGAAATCACGCATACGCTCCGTGATGGCCGTCGTGAGGGAACGCTGTTGGCGGTGCTCGATCGGACAGTCACGTCAATGGGCTCGCGTTTAATGGCCGAATGGGTCGCCAATCCGCTGGCAGAAATCGCACCCATTAACCAGCGGCTGGATGCGATTGCGGAGTTGGTGGCCGATGCTCGCTTGACCGGCGATCTGCGCGAAAAGCTGCGCGGCATTTACGATGTTCAACGGCTGCTGGCACGAATCATCACCGGTCGAGCCAGTCCGCGCGATTTGAGTCACGTGAGTCAAACTCTGGCGGCCTTGCCGGCGCTGAAAGCTAAAATTACCGGTCGGCGCAGTGAGCTGCTGTCGCATCTGGACATCCAGATAGATCTGTACCCTGAAATTCGCGAGCGCTTGGAAACGGCGATGGTGGAAAATTGTCCATTGCAAAGCCGCGAGGGGGGCATTATTCGACCCGGCTACCATGCTGAATTGGACGGCCTGCGCGAATTGGCCACCGGCGGCAAGCAATGGATTGCGCGTTATCAGGCGGAAGAGGCAGTGCGAACCGGAATCGCCAATTTGAAGGTCGGCTTCAATAAGGTTTTTGGCTACTACATCGAAGTCACCCACAGCCATGGATACAAAATTCCTGAAAACTACATCCGCAAGCAAACCGTGAAAAATGCGGAGCGCTACATCACGCCGGAACTCAAAGAGTACGAGGAAAAAGTTCTAACCGCCGATGAACGCGCCAAGCACCTTGAATACGATCTGTTTATGGAACTGCGTGAGTTTGTCGCCGGCCAAGTGCGTCGGCTGCAAGCCACTGCCGCAGCCTTGGCGCAATTGGATGTGCTGGTCGGCCTGGCAGATTTGGCACGCTCCCGCAATTACTGCCGGCCGACGCTGGTGGATGAGCCGGTGCTGGCCATTCGCGATGGTCGGCATCCGGTGCTGGACGGCCTGTTGCCCGACGGTTCTTTCGTGCCCAACGATACCGTGGCCTCGCCCGACGAAGGGCTGATTTTGCTCATCACCGGCCCCAACATGGCCGGCAAAAGCACGTACATTCGCCAGGTCGCATCGATGACACTCATGGCTCAAATCGGCAGCTTCGTGCCGGCGCGCGAAGCGACGATGGGATTGGCCGATCACATTTTCGCCCGAGTCGGCGCCAGCGACGAGTTGAGCCGCGGCCAAAGTACCTTTATGGTGGAAATGACCGAGACCGCCCGCATTTTGAACACCGCTACCCCGCGGAGCTTGGTGATCTTAGATGAAATTGGGCGCGGCACCAGCACTTACGACGGCGTGTCGCTGGCCTGGGCGGTGGTCGAGTATTTGCACGATCACAGCGGCTGCCGCACGCTCTTCGCCACGCATTACCACGAGTTGACCGATTTGGCCAAAACGTTGTCGAGCGTCCGCAATCTGAACGTGGCGGTCCGCGAATGGGACGAGCAGGTCGTGTTTTTACACAAAATATTGGAAGGAGCGGCTGACAAAAGTTATGGCATTCACGTGGCCCGACTGGCCGGCGTGCCAGCAGAAGTGAACCATCGGGCCAAACAAATTCTCGCGCAGCTAGAGCAGGAGCATTTGGATAGCGAAGGGCGGCCGAAAATTGGCGTGCGGGGGAAAAAAACACGCGCAGGCGATTTGCAGTTGACCCTGTTTGCTGCAGAAGTACATCCGCTGGTGGAAAAAGTCCGCTGCTTAGACTTGGACTCGCTTACCCCAATGGCGGCACTGCAAAAGTTGCACGAGTGGCAGAGCGAATTGCTGGGCGAACTTCCAGGCACGCCTCAGACGCGGCCGCGCTAA
- a CDS encoding 6-pyruvoyl tetrahydropterin synthase family protein, producing the protein MAEQFHVRVSKDFLVFSAAHFITLGENLCERLHGHNYRVAAEVFGPLGKEQWVIDFIALRDTLQEIVKALDHYVLLPTEHAQIRVIANESSVEAVFQNRRWVFPRGDCVLLPLANTTAERLAEYIGRRLLDELQQRYSFQADRLRVEVDECYGQIGVCELSNR; encoded by the coding sequence ATGGCTGAACAATTTCACGTTCGTGTTTCTAAAGATTTCCTGGTGTTTAGCGCCGCACACTTCATTACGCTCGGCGAAAATCTTTGCGAACGGCTGCATGGCCACAACTACCGTGTGGCGGCGGAAGTGTTTGGGCCGCTGGGCAAAGAGCAGTGGGTGATCGATTTCATTGCGCTGCGCGACACGTTGCAGGAAATTGTCAAAGCGCTCGATCATTACGTTCTTTTGCCCACCGAGCATGCGCAAATCCGCGTCATCGCCAACGAGAGCAGTGTGGAAGCGGTGTTCCAAAATCGCCGCTGGGTTTTTCCACGGGGCGATTGTGTGTTGCTACCGCTCGCCAACACTACGGCTGAACGATTGGCCGAATACATTGGCCGGCGACTGCTTGATGAATTGCAGCAGCGCTATTCGTTCCAGGCCGATCGACTGCGCGTGGAAGTTGACGAATGCTACGGCCAAATCGGCGTGTGCGAACTGTCCAATCGATAG